One window of Neochlamydia sp. AcF84 genomic DNA carries:
- a CDS encoding type II toxin-antitoxin system RelE/ParE family toxin — MKRKYKILVTDEFEEWLKGEPAKSRVQIAKRIDNIKEEGHFGDHKQVRDHVWELRWDNGRRIYYCLIPVSQVLLLLGGNKNGQTKDIKQAEKIYKEWVYD, encoded by the coding sequence ATGAAGAGAAAATACAAAATACTCGTAACAGATGAGTTTGAAGAATGGCTTAAGGGTGAACCCGCAAAATCTCGAGTTCAAATTGCTAAACGAATCGATAATATCAAAGAAGAAGGGCATTTTGGAGATCACAAACAAGTAAGAGACCATGTTTGGGAACTTCGATGGGATAATGGACGAAGAATCTATTACTGTTTGATCCCAGTAAGCCAGGTATTACTACTGTTAGGAGGAAATAAAAATGGCCAAACTAAAGACATCAAACAGGCAGAAAAAATTTACAAAGAGTGGGTTTATGACTAA
- the pepF gene encoding oligoendopeptidase F, whose amino-acid sequence MLKKRSQVAKKDCWNVESLYYSLADWQKDFSSVAEIDKSPHWPQLARFKGKLGKGAQTLKKALEVLFDISRKLSKLYTYAHLRHDEDITNDEYKAALAKIIHLHHAFNQESAWFEPELLALPGIELKKLMTAEFLKSYRFYLEKIVRLKKYTLSAEKEELVALSGEAMSTGVKAFSAINDADFKFEKVSDSKRKKHELTQSSYGVFIRNSDRTLRKNAFEQMHNKYMQHENTMCELLNGNVQAHIFNARAHNFQSCLEASLLPKNIDVKVYHSLIAAVNANIGVLHQYIRLREEVLNLGPLHLYDMYVPLASHLDIKMSYEEAEEAVIESVAPLGTEYQNILKRGLLEERWVDRYENINKRSGAYSSGCYDSMPYILMNYKGLIRDVFTLAHEAGHSMHSYLSRKNQPYQYADYPIFLAEVASTFNEDLLMRYLLKKAQSKEEKIFLLNQQIEDIRATLFRQTMFAEFELFIHEKAEKNIPLTPQMLKEQFFKLNAHYFGPAVIDRLIEYEWARIPHFYYNFYVYQYATGISAALALSEKVSHGGKKEREAYLSFLKSGSSQYPIELLIKAGVDMRSSAPVEAAIHKFQELVQELAFLLGKKKSVAKKTARNKN is encoded by the coding sequence ATGCTAAAAAAACGTTCACAAGTAGCTAAGAAGGACTGTTGGAATGTAGAATCTCTTTATTATTCTTTAGCCGATTGGCAAAAAGATTTCAGCTCAGTAGCTGAAATAGATAAATCTCCGCATTGGCCTCAATTGGCTCGCTTTAAAGGTAAGCTAGGAAAAGGTGCGCAAACTCTTAAAAAAGCTTTGGAAGTGCTTTTTGATATTTCTAGAAAGCTTTCTAAGCTATATACCTATGCACACTTGCGTCATGATGAAGATATTACTAATGATGAATATAAAGCAGCTTTGGCTAAAATCATTCACTTACACCATGCTTTTAACCAGGAAAGCGCCTGGTTTGAGCCAGAACTTCTTGCTTTGCCGGGTATAGAGTTAAAAAAGTTAATGACAGCCGAGTTTTTGAAAAGCTATCGTTTTTACCTAGAGAAAATAGTTCGGCTAAAAAAATATACCTTATCGGCAGAAAAAGAAGAGCTTGTCGCTTTATCGGGGGAGGCAATGTCTACAGGAGTTAAAGCTTTTTCTGCGATCAATGATGCGGATTTTAAATTCGAAAAAGTGAGCGATAGTAAAAGAAAAAAGCATGAATTGACGCAATCTTCCTACGGAGTATTCATACGAAATTCAGATCGCACTTTGCGGAAAAATGCTTTTGAGCAGATGCATAATAAATATATGCAGCATGAAAATACCATGTGTGAATTATTAAATGGAAATGTGCAAGCTCATATTTTTAATGCTCGGGCCCATAATTTCCAATCATGCTTAGAGGCTTCACTTTTGCCAAAAAACATCGACGTAAAGGTTTATCATTCCTTGATCGCTGCCGTAAATGCAAATATAGGTGTTCTCCATCAATATATTCGTTTGCGAGAAGAAGTTTTAAATTTAGGACCTCTTCATTTGTATGATATGTATGTTCCTTTAGCTAGTCACCTAGATATAAAAATGAGTTATGAAGAAGCAGAAGAGGCTGTAATAGAATCGGTTGCACCTTTAGGTACAGAGTATCAGAATATTTTAAAAAGGGGGCTTTTAGAAGAACGATGGGTAGATCGATATGAAAATATAAATAAGCGCTCTGGAGCCTACTCAAGTGGTTGCTACGATAGTATGCCTTATATTTTGATGAATTATAAAGGACTTATAAGGGATGTTTTCACGCTTGCTCATGAAGCAGGTCATAGTATGCATAGCTACCTAAGTCGTAAAAATCAACCTTATCAATATGCCGATTATCCTATTTTTTTAGCAGAGGTAGCTTCTACATTTAATGAGGACTTATTAATGCGTTATCTGCTCAAAAAAGCTCAATCTAAGGAAGAGAAAATATTTTTGCTTAATCAGCAAATTGAAGATATTCGTGCTACTTTATTCCGTCAAACCATGTTTGCGGAATTTGAGCTTTTTATTCATGAAAAAGCCGAAAAGAACATTCCCCTTACCCCACAAATGCTTAAAGAGCAATTCTTCAAACTTAATGCTCATTATTTTGGCCCTGCAGTAATCGATCGTTTAATAGAGTACGAGTGGGCAAGGATTCCCCATTTTTACTACAATTTTTATGTCTATCAATATGCTACAGGCATCAGTGCCGCTCTGGCCCTTTCAGAAAAAGTATCCCACGGGGGTAAAAAAGAACGAGAGGCTTATCTATCTTTTTTGAAAAGCGGCTCTAGTCAGTATCCGATCGAGTTGTTAATAAAAGCTGGAGTGGATATGCGCTCGTCTGCACCTGTTGAAGCAGCCATTCATAAATTTCAAGAGCTGGTACAAGAATTAGCTTTTTTACTAGGCAAAAAAAAGAGCGTAGCCAAAAAAACTGCCAGAAATAAAAATTAG
- a CDS encoding transcriptional regulator yields the protein MTKFKKTPREYNPMKDLLDEELIAKAVWECLKENDPDGVIEILEAHISAKNKSQLAKEHGLPRTTLYHAFKSKNPTLHTLAKLVNATL from the coding sequence ATGACTAAATTTAAGAAAACGCCTCGGGAATACAATCCAATGAAAGATCTTTTAGATGAAGAGCTTATTGCAAAAGCTGTTTGGGAGTGCTTAAAAGAAAATGATCCTGATGGTGTGATTGAAATTCTGGAAGCTCATATCAGTGCCAAGAATAAAAGCCAGCTTGCTAAAGAGCATGGTTTACCTAGAACGACCCTCTATCATGCCTTTAAAAGCAAAAATCCTACCCTTCACACACTGGCTAAACTGGTAAATGCAACCCTTTAA
- a CDS encoding gamma-glutamyl-gamma-aminobutyrate hydrolase family protein (Members of this family of hydrolases with an active site Cys residue belong to MEROPS family C26.), whose protein sequence is MSNINREDINKNQYLQLLREIKDRRKNDPACSINFTDYLKKGNFSLEVASLDLKEIGITVNPIEGMGLKPYWGTDILTHVDFNRITFKNCNFEYINLTGSLFKDCCFINCNLHHAGGLKIKMINTSFEDCTMREMCLDGSSLNNIKFSNCDLKYADFYESNLKSVDFNSSILIGSNFLEVEIDESRSCNFINCELTDCLLFDAKHKFNRIGGKKYEVTKPIILLPWNFYQPGLTATKVNLAIKKVDGIPIKYNYLMNNVNLLLLDRQVKNQIRLIQKNASLCTSIPEQILNEIRDDQLKQIENSEIYKIYLMAVKLSSYVDAIILPGGADLEPEFYGDKKGPHTHTDSDYRRSLLEFALVQQAIIKDIPLMGICRGAHVGNVFYGGTLKQHIEGQVSRQIYHTEELSVDQSHSLLRKVVNCKFSSISAHHQALDRIGDNLKEIIVYPNEKEEIPKALENDGGGSPKIFLQFHPEYFVDAERKVEAAAKVKISKENKKIFKSFLETVKLIKKRKKRVECIKEIVKEQLI, encoded by the coding sequence ATGAGTAATATCAATAGAGAGGATATTAATAAAAATCAGTATTTACAGCTCTTAAGAGAAATAAAAGATAGAAGAAAAAATGATCCGGCCTGCTCAATCAATTTTACGGATTATTTAAAGAAAGGAAATTTTTCTTTAGAAGTGGCCTCTCTTGACTTAAAAGAAATTGGAATAACTGTAAATCCTATAGAAGGAATGGGATTAAAACCTTATTGGGGCACTGATATTTTAACACACGTAGATTTTAACAGGATTACCTTCAAAAATTGTAACTTTGAATACATAAATTTAACAGGTTCTTTATTTAAAGATTGTTGCTTCATAAATTGCAATCTCCATCATGCAGGGGGACTTAAAATTAAAATGATAAACACATCTTTCGAGGACTGTACAATGAGGGAGATGTGTTTGGATGGTAGTAGCTTAAACAACATAAAATTTAGTAATTGTGATTTAAAATATGCAGATTTTTATGAAAGCAATCTCAAATCGGTGGATTTTAATTCTTCTATCTTGATCGGTAGCAATTTCCTAGAAGTTGAAATTGACGAGAGTCGCAGCTGTAATTTTATAAATTGCGAGCTAACGGACTGCTTACTATTTGATGCTAAACACAAATTTAATAGGATAGGAGGAAAAAAATATGAGGTTACTAAACCTATCATTCTCCTGCCGTGGAATTTTTATCAGCCTGGGTTGACCGCTACTAAAGTAAACTTAGCTATAAAAAAGGTAGATGGTATCCCTATAAAGTATAATTATTTGATGAATAATGTTAATCTTCTCCTCTTAGATCGGCAGGTAAAAAATCAAATTAGATTAATTCAGAAAAATGCCTCTCTCTGCACAAGCATCCCAGAACAAATTTTGAATGAGATAAGAGATGATCAACTAAAGCAAATAGAAAATTCGGAAATTTACAAGATCTACTTGATGGCTGTTAAGCTTTCTTCTTATGTCGATGCTATCATTTTACCTGGAGGAGCTGATCTAGAACCAGAATTTTATGGAGATAAAAAAGGCCCTCACACCCATACGGACTCTGATTATAGACGAAGCTTATTAGAGTTTGCATTGGTCCAACAAGCCATAATAAAAGATATTCCATTAATGGGCATTTGTAGAGGCGCGCATGTAGGCAATGTTTTTTATGGAGGCACCCTAAAACAGCATATTGAAGGGCAAGTAAGCCGCCAAATATACCACACGGAAGAACTTTCTGTGGATCAATCTCACAGCCTATTAAGAAAAGTGGTCAATTGCAAATTTAGTAGTATTTCTGCCCATCATCAAGCTTTAGATAGGATCGGTGATAACTTAAAAGAAATCATTGTTTATCCAAACGAAAAAGAGGAAATTCCTAAAGCTTTAGAGAATGATGGGGGAGGAAGTCCTAAAATTTTTCTTCAATTTCATCCTGAATATTTTGTGGATGCTGAAAGAAAAGTAGAGGCTGCTGCTAAAGTAAAAATATCCAAAGAAAACAAAAAAATATTTAAATCCTTCCTAGAAA
- the groL gene encoding chaperonin GroEL (60 kDa chaperone family; promotes refolding of misfolded polypeptides especially under stressful conditions; forms two stacked rings of heptamers to form a barrel-shaped 14mer; ends can be capped by GroES; misfolded proteins enter the barrel where they are refolded when GroES binds), which produces MTAKDIKFKEDARQKILKGVRILADAVKVTLGPKGRNVIIDKAYGTPHITKDGVTVAKEIELEDKHENMGAQMVKEVASKTADKAGDGTTTATVLAEFIYAEGLRNVAAGANPLSLRRGIEKAVKAVVKELQSRSKKVQDSKEIVQIATISANNDQQIGEIIAKAMERVGKDGTITVEEAKGFEMTLDVVEGMNFDRGYLSAYFMTNPETQECILEDAFVLVYEKKISVLKEFIPILQACAESGKPLLVIAEDVEGEALATLVVNRLRTGLKFCAVKAPGFGDRRKAMLEDIAILTGAQVISEELGMKLESTTLEMLGRAKKIIVNKDETTIVEGMGDKKKIEERASLIKRQIEETDSDYDREKLQERLAKISGGVAVIRVGAATEVEMKEMKDRVDDAHHATAAAVAEGYLPGGGVAYIRCVPSVLSLAESLEGDEKTGAKIIAKALSAPLRQLAENAGQEGPIILQQVEKLSDTQGYNALTGEFTDMIKAGILDPTKVARCALENAASVAGLLITTEALIADVVDEKAAPAMPPGGMDY; this is translated from the coding sequence ATGACTGCGAAAGATATTAAATTTAAAGAAGATGCTCGTCAAAAAATTCTTAAAGGTGTACGCATTCTTGCTGATGCCGTAAAAGTCACACTAGGTCCCAAAGGACGCAATGTGATTATTGATAAAGCCTATGGAACACCTCACATTACCAAAGATGGTGTGACTGTAGCTAAAGAAATTGAGTTGGAAGACAAGCATGAGAATATGGGCGCTCAAATGGTGAAAGAAGTAGCTAGTAAGACAGCTGATAAAGCTGGAGATGGTACAACTACAGCTACAGTGCTCGCTGAATTCATTTATGCCGAAGGTCTTCGTAATGTGGCCGCTGGAGCAAATCCGCTTAGTTTACGCCGTGGTATTGAAAAAGCTGTCAAAGCAGTCGTTAAAGAATTACAATCCCGCAGCAAAAAAGTTCAAGATTCTAAAGAGATTGTTCAAATAGCCACTATATCTGCCAATAATGATCAACAGATTGGAGAAATCATAGCTAAAGCCATGGAAAGGGTGGGGAAAGATGGAACCATCACGGTCGAAGAAGCTAAAGGTTTTGAGATGACGCTTGATGTAGTCGAAGGAATGAATTTTGATCGAGGCTATCTTTCTGCTTATTTTATGACCAATCCGGAAACCCAAGAGTGTATATTAGAAGATGCTTTTGTGTTAGTCTATGAAAAAAAGATTTCCGTTTTAAAAGAATTCATTCCTATCCTGCAAGCTTGCGCTGAAAGTGGAAAGCCATTGCTTGTTATTGCTGAGGATGTGGAAGGAGAGGCATTGGCTACCTTAGTAGTAAATCGTCTGCGCACGGGCCTAAAGTTTTGTGCAGTAAAAGCTCCAGGATTTGGCGATCGCCGTAAGGCTATGTTAGAAGATATTGCGATTTTAACAGGGGCTCAAGTGATCAGCGAAGAACTTGGAATGAAGCTCGAAAGTACAACACTAGAGATGCTAGGACGTGCTAAGAAAATTATTGTTAATAAAGACGAAACAACGATCGTTGAAGGCATGGGTGATAAGAAAAAGATAGAGGAACGTGCATCGCTTATTAAACGTCAAATTGAAGAAACGGATTCTGATTACGATCGTGAAAAGCTACAAGAACGATTAGCTAAGATATCTGGTGGCGTTGCTGTCATCCGTGTGGGTGCGGCTACTGAAGTGGAAATGAAAGAAATGAAAGATCGTGTCGATGATGCTCATCATGCCACTGCAGCTGCAGTAGCGGAAGGTTACTTGCCTGGTGGAGGTGTAGCTTACATACGCTGCGTACCTTCAGTGCTAAGCTTAGCAGAAAGTTTAGAGGGTGACGAAAAAACTGGCGCTAAAATTATTGCCAAAGCATTAAGTGCGCCACTTCGCCAGCTAGCAGAGAATGCAGGCCAAGAGGGTCCTATCATTCTTCAACAAGTAGAAAAATTATCGGATACCCAAGGATATAACGCTTTAACGGGCGAATTTACCGATATGATCAAAGCGGGAATTTTAGATCCTACCAAAGTTGCTCGATGCGCATTAGAGAATGCAGCCTCAGTAGCTGGCTTGTTAATTACTACAGAAGCTCTCATTGCCGATGTTGTAGATGAAAAAGCTGCTCCTGCCATGCCTCCTGGAGGGATGGACTACTAA
- a CDS encoding co-chaperone GroES, producing the protein MEQTQTKEQQNLNVKFKPLGNRVLVRRLEQEEKLKGGIILPDSAKKKQEQAKVVAIGTGRKDKKGQLIPIPVNIGDIIIMEKYSGQDIKLEDEEYVILKADDIIGIVE; encoded by the coding sequence ATGGAACAGACACAAACAAAAGAACAACAAAACTTGAACGTCAAATTTAAGCCTCTAGGTAACAGAGTGCTTGTTCGTCGTCTTGAGCAGGAAGAAAAGTTGAAAGGTGGCATCATTTTGCCGGACAGCGCAAAGAAAAAGCAGGAGCAAGCCAAAGTTGTAGCGATTGGTACTGGTAGAAAAGACAAAAAGGGACAGTTGATCCCTATCCCTGTAAATATAGGCGATATCATTATTATGGAGAAATATTCAGGCCAAGATATCAAACTAGAAGATGAAGAGTATGTCATCTTAAAAGCAGATGATATTATTGGTATTGTAGAATAA